One part of the Eriocheir sinensis breed Jianghai 21 chromosome 6, ASM2467909v1, whole genome shotgun sequence genome encodes these proteins:
- the LOC126989075 gene encoding zinc finger protein 257-like, with product MRARSVRKASLGGVTLTKTLTHSAERNHDCAVCGESFSKKGKLKTHSLTHTAEKNHECEVCGKRFNRKSHLNRHILTHTGERNHECEVCGKRFNRKSHLNRHLLTHTGERNHECEVCGKRFIHKGHLNSHILTHTGEKNHECEVCGKRFNQKCDLNRHILTHTFERNHECEVCGKRFNRKSHLNTHIVIHTGERNHECEVCGKRFNQKCDLNTHIVIHTFERNHECEVCGKRFNRKSHLNRHILTHTGERNHECEVCGKRFNRKGTLNTHIVIHTGERNHECEVCGKRFCLKSYLKKHSIRHSGHKGFKCDACGKRFMTRGEISRHVKIHL from the coding sequence ATGAGAGCCAGGAGTGTgagaaaagcctccctgggaGGGGTGACTTTGACTAAGACACTCACTCATTCTGCTGAAAGAAATCATGATTGTGCAGTTTGTGGGGAAAGTTTCAGCAAGAAGGGTAAACTCAAGACACACAGCCTTACACACACtgctgaaaaaaatcatgaatgtgaagtttgtgggaaaagatttaatcggaagagtcacctcaacagacacatccttacacacactggtgaaagaaatcatgaatgtgaagtttgtgggaaaagatttaatcggaagagtcacctcaacagacaccttcttacacacactggtgaaagaaatcatgaatgtgaagtttgtgggaaaagatttattcataagggtcacctcaactcacacattcttacacacactggtgaaaaaaatcatgaatgtgaagtttgtgggaaaagatttaatcagaagtgtgacctcaacagacacatccttacacacacttttgaaagaaatcatgaatgtgaagtttgtgggaaaagatttaatcggaagagtcacctcaacacacacatcgttatacacactggtgagagaaatcatgaatgtgaagtttgtgggaaaagatttaatcagaagtgtgacctcaacacacacatcgtTATACACACTtttgaaagaaatcatgaatgtgaagtttgtgggaaaagatttaatcggaagagtcacctcaacagacacatccttacacacactggtgaaagaaatcatgaatgtgaagtttgtgggaaaagatttaatcggaagggtaccctcaacacacacatcgttatacacactggtgagagaaatcatgaatgtgaagtttgtgggaaaagattctgTTTAAAGTCATACCTGAAGAAACATAGCATAAGACACAGTGGTCACAAAGGGTTCAAATGTGATGCTTGTGGAAAGCGTTTCATGACCAGAGGGGAGATTTCCAGACATGTGAAGATTCACctctga